The Pseudanabaena yagii GIHE-NHR1 genome segment AGGCGGAAGTTATAGAGATCACCGATCGCACCTTGAGAGGATGGCGTATTAATCAGTACCCGCGAAGTTTCCAGCTTATGCTCGAAATAGCGAATATGATCTTGGTTATTGGGAGCCGTATACAGCACCGAAGTATGTCCATGTCCACCAAACAGAACTAATGCTTCTGCCTTATCAACCGCATCATGGAAGTCATTGGCGTGATACATGGCAAGGATTGGCGATAGCTTCTCATAGGCAAAGGGTTCGTTTTTATTGATTGCCTCGACTTCTCCTATTAAAACCCTTGTATTGTCAGGGATTTCAAATCCTGCGATTTGGGCGATCGCGGCAACCGACTGACCAACGATCGCCGCATTCAAACGTCCATCGGTAAGAATGACCTGACGGACTTGATCGCGTTCTTGCTCATTGAGGAAATAAGCACCACGCTTGATGAATTCTTCTCTAACTGCGTCATAAATAGCATCGACGACAACAACTGACTGCTCCGAAGCGCAAATCGTGCCATTGTCAAAGGTTTTGCTGAGAATAATTGAACTAACTGCCATTTGAATATGGGCAGTTTCATCAATGATGGCAGGCGTATTCCCCGCACCAACACCGATAGAAGGATGTCCCGAAGAATAGGCAGCTTTGACCATACCAGGCCCCCCCGTTGCCAAAATCAACTTGATGTCATGGTGCTGCATTAACGCCTGCGACAATGGTACGGTTGGTTCATCAATCCAACCAATAATGTCGGGGGGGGCACCCGCCGCGATCGCTGCCTCAAGGACAATTTTTGCCGCCGCGATCGTGCATTCCTTCGCATGGGGATGGGGCGAGAAGATGATCCCATTACGGGTTTTCAGCGCAATCAAGGACTTGAAAATCGTAGTCGAAGTGGGATTAGTCACAGGGACAATCCCCGCTAAAATTCCCACAGGTTCGGCGATGCGTTCATAGCCAAAATGCTTGTCCGATTCGATAACACCGCAGGTTTTATCATTCTTATACTTGTTGTAAATCATTTCCGAAGCAAAGTGATTCTTAATCGCCTTGTCTTCAATGACACCCATACCCGATTCCTTCACTGCTGCCTTAGCAAGGGGAATTCGCGCCGCGTTTGCGGCTAATGCTGCCTGTTTGAAAATGCGATCGACCTGTTCCTGCGTAAAATTAGCAAATTCCGCTTGGGCAATCTTTACCCTCTGAATCAACAATTCCAATTCTTCAACATTCGTAACTTTCATCTGTGAATACTCCTCGTTTTTGTTTCTAGCTATTAGCTTTTAGCTTTTAGCTTTTTAGGATTGGTGATTGGTAACAGATTTTTAATTCTATTGTGGCTAATAGCTAACAGCTAATAGCTAACAGTTAAATCCCTACCGCCCCAAGTGCATTGATTCCGCGATCGCGGAAGATATCAACCGTTTGCTGCACTAGTTCGGGTGGTGCTGGTGGTGTGTCTTTGAGGGAATAGGGCAGGCCTAGTTGCTCCCATTTATATTCCCCCATTTTGTGAAATGGTAAAACTTCCAATCTTTCGACATTAGTTAAGGTGGCGATAAAATCGGCAAGTTGATTAACATTAGCAATGTTATCGGTGAGATGCGGTACTAAAACGAACCGAATCCAAACAGGTTTCTTGATCTCGCTGAGATATCTTGCCATGGCTAAGGTTGGCTCGATGGAAACACTGGTAACTTGGTAATAGAGTTCGGGAATATAGGATTTAATATCCAGTAACACCAAATCGGTTTCGGCGAGAACGGGTTGCGCCACTTCTAATGCACAATACCCCGATGTATCAAGGGCTGTGTGTAAGCCAATTTCATGACAACGCTTAAAGATTTCTCTGGTAAATTCTGGCTGCATCAGCGGTTCGCCACCACTGACGGTTACGCCGCCTTTGCGAATGAAGGATTTACATTTTTTGATCTCATCAATCAGATAGTCAACGGTAACTTCTTTCCCATCATGGGCATTGCGACAGTCTGGGTTATGACAATAGAGACAACGGAGGGGACAGCCCTGAGTAAATACAATAAATCTGATCCCCGGCCCGTCTACCGTACCAAAAGTTTCAATCGAATGAATGCGTCCAATTCCAGCCATAGAATCTCCTATTTGTCTAAAAAAGTGCCGCTTGCGGCACTTTTTTAAAACTATACTCGTTCATGGAACGTGCGTTTAATCACATCCAATTGCTGCTCTCGGGTGAGCTTGATGAAGTTCACGGCATAGCCCGAAACCCGAATTGTCAACTGTGGATAGTTTTCAGGATGTTCCATTGCATCCATTAAGGTACTGCGATCGAGGGCATTCACATTAATGTGATGACCACCATCGTGGAAATAGCCATCGAGCAAGCCAACGAGGTTATTTGTGCGATCGCTTTCCTGTCTACCCAAGGCACTTGGCATAATCGAGAAGGTATTCGAGATACCGTCCTGACAATCGCTGTAGGGCAATTTGGCAACCGATGAGAGCGAGGCGATCGCGCCGCAACAATCACGTCCATGCATCGGATTTGCACCAGGGGCAAAGGGTTCACCAGCCCTACGTCCATCGGGAGTGTTACCCGTTTTCTTGCCATAGACCACGTTAGAAGTAATCGTGAGTACCGATTGCGTAGGTACGGCATGGCGATAAGCGGGATGTTTGCGAATCTCATTCATGAACCTTGCCACGAGGTCAACAGCGATATTATCGACGCGATCATCGTTATTGCCATACTTGGGATATTCGCCTTCGGTTTCGTAATCTACCGCCAAGCCTTGCTCGTTGCGAATCACCTTCACCTTGGCATATTTAATCGCCGAGAGCGAGTCGGTGACGACCGATAGACCTGCAATACCACAAGCCATCGTTCGATAGACATCGCGATCATGCAATGCCATTTCGATGCGCTCGTAGCAATACTTGTCATGCATGTAGTGAATGACATTCAACGTATTGATATATGCCTTCGCCAACCATGCCATCATTTGCTGCAAGCGATCGTTAACTTCTTGATAATTCAGATACTCACTAGTAATTGGTGCGAAGTTGGGCGCAACTTGATCCCCAGACTTCTCATCCTTACCACCATTGATTGCATAGAGTAGCGTCTTGGCAAGATTGACCCTCGCACCAAAGAATTGCATCTGCTTACCAATTCGCATGACTGACACACAACAGGCGATCGCATAGTCATCGCCATAGGTGGGACGCATCAGGTCATCGTTTTCATACTGAATGGAACTAGTATCGCTGGATACCTTCGCGCAGAACTGTTTAAAGTTTTCGGGTAAATGTTCTGACCATAAAACCGTCAAGTTAGGCTCTGGCGCTGCTCCCAGATTGACCAATGTATGCAAGAATCGGAAACTGTTTTTGGTAACTAAAGTCCGACCATCAGCACTCATCCCTCCGATCGCTTCAGTCACCCATGTGGGATCGCCTGAGAATAGATCATTGTAGTCAGGGGTACGCAAGAAACGCACCATGCGTAACTTCATTACGAAATGATCGATTAACTCTTGCAATTCCACTTCCGCGATCGCGCCATTCTGCAAATCACGCTCGAAATAGATGTCTAGAAACGTCGAAACCCGACCGAGGGACATCGCAGCCCCATTTTGTTCTTTGACTGCCCCTAGGTAGCCAAAATAGAGCCATTGCACAGCTTCTTTAGCGGTCATGGCAGGACGACCAATATCAAAGCCGTATTTCGCTGCCATTTCCTTGAGTTCAAACAAGGCGCGAATTTGTTCCGATAGCTCTTCCCTTAGACGAATGGTTTCTTCATCCATGACATCGACATCAAGGGATTCCTTTTGGGTCTTCTTGTCATCGATGAGGCGATCGACACCATAGAGCGCTACCCGACGATAATCGCCAATAATCCGTCCCCGTCCATAGGCATCGGGCAAGCCTGTAATGATCCCCGATTTCCTTGCCTTCCGCATTTCCGTGGTATAGGCATCAAATACGCCATCATTATGGGTTTTGCGATATTTAGTAAAAACTTCCTCTGTAGCGGGATCAAGTTGATAGCCATAGGCTTCCAGTCCCGCTTTCACCACTCGGATACCGCCATAGGGCATGATGGCGCGTTTGAGGGGCTTATCTGTCTGTAAACCAACAATTTGTTCTAGTTCACGATTAATATATCCTGCATCATGGGCTGTGATCCCAGCAGGAACCTTCGTATCAACATCCAAAATTCCCTTTTGGTGTTCTAGTTTCATCAGTTCTAACACTTCACTCCAAAGCTGCTGGGTTCTAGTGGTTGGTGCAACCAGAAACTCAGCAGTTCCTTCGTAGGGTGTGTAATTCTTTTGGATAAAATCTCTAACGTTAATCTCTTTTGTCCAACTGCCTTCTGTAAAGCCCTGCCATTCTACATACATTGCTTTAACCTCCAATGTTGTGTCTGAAAGATAAGAGTGTCTTTATCTTTCAGTTCTATTATAGGTTTACCAATTAATCTCTCAAGGAAATAGCAGGAATCTTATTACAAAAGTTAACTCGCAAAATCTAATCCAATCAGGGGATGCAGACTCAAAAAAACCCATTCTGCAAGCTGCCTGCTATGCGGGCGGCTCACGATTCTAGGTTTAGCTACTTGTCTCTTCTATGGAAGGAAGTGATTATTGACAATAGAAAGATAGTATTGCGAAGTGAATCTCTTATTGAGAATCTGATGTTACGTGGAACTAGAATCGCCCCTCATCCCCCAACCCCTTCTCCCGCAGGAGAAGGGGAGCAAAACCTAAATCCCCCTCTCCTGCGGGAGAGGGACTAGGCGATGCACTGAGCCTGTCGAAGTGGGAGAGGGCTTTAGAAGACTTCCATGTAACATCAGTGAGAATGTTCAGCAGATCCCCAATGTACCGTCTGCGTAGCGAGCGACACATTAGCTTTTGTTACCATTGACAAAGTTGGGATGGGGAAGTCATTAAAGGTTGTGAATATCGATAGAATCCTGCAATGTCTAATGTAGCTTGTTGGAATAAAATCCATTCATTGCGATCGCCTCTATCATTGCCCTTGGAGCTACGAATAATTTTGTAATGATTGAGGCTTAAATGACCTTCTTCATCCCATTTAAATTCAGTTTTAGGAATATTAGTCCATTCCCTACCAGCCCAAGAAACTGCTAGGGCTTCCCCCGCAACTGTATTGCCAAGAATTTCCCCCCTTAGGCAGATCAAGTCATCACTATGCGGATAGCCATAATATCCATCCACGCGATCGCCTATTTTCGTGAAGTTAAAACAGACACCTGCACCATCGAGCTTTTGAGGTTTGGGCTTACTACAAAATTGATAACTGCCATTACCTAAAGCAGCGATCGCCTGTTGTGGTTGGGTTTGCGAATTAATTGAAGAACTTGCGAACAAGCTTGAGGAAATCACTAACAAAGCGATCGCCATATCTTTGAGGAGATTATTGGTACGCAGCATAATTGCATCACCTCCTTAACTTCTATTTTAGTCGTTTTCTCCACCCAAATGTTCCCTAAATGCAGACTGTAAGGGACTTGCTATTAATTAAAGTACCTGTGGCTTCGACTTCGCTCAGCCAACGTTAGCTGAGTGAAGTCGAACGTTAGCTGAGCGGAGTCGAAGCTAGATAACTTTGGTGGGACATTTTTTATCAGCAAGTCCCTAAGGACAAAATCAATAGACATACATATTTAATTTTCATAGAAATACAGCTATGAATTTATGATCCCAGTACACAAAAACGATATTTTTGTGCCATAATCGCAGATGAGACACATTCCCCACCTGTTCTTGTGAGCTTCGTATATGGATATATGGCAAGTTAAGGATCAACTTTCAGACTTAGTGAACAAGTACAAATCTCAAGTAGATTTTTTTGCAATTCGCTTAGAGAGATCGCAGGGTGCGGATATTTTTTTACGCAGTAGTAAAGTAGAAACCTTGAGTACAGGCATCTCCATTGGCGGACAGGTGCGAGCTTGTCACAAAGGCGGTTGGGGATTTGCAAGCTTTAACAATCTCCATAACTTAGAAAGTAAACTCCAAGAAGCGATCGCCGCAGCAAAATGGGTGGGTAATGAAGA includes the following:
- the pflA gene encoding pyruvate formate-lyase-activating protein, which gives rise to MAGIGRIHSIETFGTVDGPGIRFIVFTQGCPLRCLYCHNPDCRNAHDGKEVTVDYLIDEIKKCKSFIRKGGVTVSGGEPLMQPEFTREIFKRCHEIGLHTALDTSGYCALEVAQPVLAETDLVLLDIKSYIPELYYQVTSVSIEPTLAMARYLSEIKKPVWIRFVLVPHLTDNIANVNQLADFIATLTNVERLEVLPFHKMGEYKWEQLGLPYSLKDTPPAPPELVQQTVDIFRDRGINALGAVGI
- the pflB gene encoding formate C-acetyltransferase, which gives rise to MYVEWQGFTEGSWTKEINVRDFIQKNYTPYEGTAEFLVAPTTRTQQLWSEVLELMKLEHQKGILDVDTKVPAGITAHDAGYINRELEQIVGLQTDKPLKRAIMPYGGIRVVKAGLEAYGYQLDPATEEVFTKYRKTHNDGVFDAYTTEMRKARKSGIITGLPDAYGRGRIIGDYRRVALYGVDRLIDDKKTQKESLDVDVMDEETIRLREELSEQIRALFELKEMAAKYGFDIGRPAMTAKEAVQWLYFGYLGAVKEQNGAAMSLGRVSTFLDIYFERDLQNGAIAEVELQELIDHFVMKLRMVRFLRTPDYNDLFSGDPTWVTEAIGGMSADGRTLVTKNSFRFLHTLVNLGAAPEPNLTVLWSEHLPENFKQFCAKVSSDTSSIQYENDDLMRPTYGDDYAIACCVSVMRIGKQMQFFGARVNLAKTLLYAINGGKDEKSGDQVAPNFAPITSEYLNYQEVNDRLQQMMAWLAKAYINTLNVIHYMHDKYCYERIEMALHDRDVYRTMACGIAGLSVVTDSLSAIKYAKVKVIRNEQGLAVDYETEGEYPKYGNNDDRVDNIAVDLVARFMNEIRKHPAYRHAVPTQSVLTITSNVVYGKKTGNTPDGRRAGEPFAPGANPMHGRDCCGAIASLSSVAKLPYSDCQDGISNTFSIMPSALGRQESDRTNNLVGLLDGYFHDGGHHINVNALDRSTLMDAMEHPENYPQLTIRVSGYAVNFIKLTREQQLDVIKRTFHERV